The segment GGCGTGCAGAGGGGGGTTCTGGGAGGAGTTTCAGAGCCCGTCTCCCTGAGGGTCGCCCTTTTACCTTTGACCCtgggggaggacagaggagaggacctgctgtcctcctcctctgcagggcTGGGCTGCGAGGAGGACACGTGGGGGTGTCTCTCAGGAGGCGTTTTGTCCATCGTGTCGGGCCGAGGAGACGTCCTGCTGGGGGACATTTTGAGGAGCGCCTCCTGTGTGGGACACGTCTTTGTGACTCGTTCCTGCACCAAACCCGCTTTGTTCTCCTCGTGCAGGTGAACCGGCAACATGGCCGCTTCCTCTGCAGATTCCTCGCCGTGCTCCGCCTCCTTGCTCTCCGACTGGCTCAGGTGCTTGACAGCCTTCTCCTTGGGCAGGCTGGGACACGACAGCGCCgcggcagcaggaagcagatCTGCCATCACCGAGTTGATGGCGTCGTCGTTCGCCGCCACCTTCACGTCAACGACCGCGcaggtctcctcctccttcgcctcctcctcctggcaggGCGGGGCTTGGCTGATGTCTTGCCATGGAGGCTGCTTTTTGTCAGGCGGGTCCTCTGATTCGCTGTCTTCTGATGAGTTCCCAGACTCCTCTGCAGGGAGACATGAACGTGAGGTCACTGATCTGGTTTAGTGCggaagacaggaaacaggaagtggattttATCTCACCGTTGGAGGCTCTGTCCGAGTCGTAGAGGCCCGAcgttctcctggttctcctgcgAGTAGCGTCTGCAGAGAGGGACAAAGGTCAGGACTgagtctccatggcaacagagacCTATCTGGTTCGTCACTGGCTGCGTGTTTCTCACCGTCTCCATTGGTCATGCTGGACGGCGCCTCCGTCCTGCCGGTCTTGCTGTTGGAGCGTCCGTCGCTGCTCGGCGTTTTGGACACGCTGCGTCCCGCTGCACTACTGGGCGTGGTCCTGATCTGAGGACGCCCACGCTTCGCTCCAGTGGGCTTCGGCGCCATCGATGGagtcttctcttcctctttatctctctccttTTCCGACTCGTCCTTGTCTTTGTTCTGTTGGGTCAGACGGAGACGGTAGATCGGACTGAAGGCGGCATGGCGAGCAATGACACCCAATATCTCCCACTAAGCCCCACCCTCTCCCTGCAGCTGATTGGGCAGCTCATCAAGGCTCCATGGATCGGTCACGAGACCAGAGCAGGCTCACCTTCAccttcttcctctgcctcttcttcgATCCCTTCTCCACCGGCCAGATGACCCTGTCAGCCTTCACCCACTCATCGTACCTGTGGAAGAGACACGCCCCCCCGTCGGATCAGaacaggctccgcctccgatCTCCACTGCACCCAAACGCTCGGGCTGCTGGGACTGACCGCACGTTCCAGCCGTAGTAGTGAACCAGGTAGAACTGCTCGCCGTTGTCCACGTCCGTCTTCTTGATGTGAGCCTCGTAGATCTTCTGAGTCTTTCCTCTGCCGTACTTCACCCTGACCTTCGTCCCCGTCAGGgagtcctcgtcttcctcgccctCACTCCTGACCAACAGACCCACGCTTTATTTTGTCCCGAGTCGAGGCAGCCTGCGAGCTGAACTCCTTCACTCACCAGTTCTGTGCCGTTCGCTCAGTCTTACCTGTCTAGTCTCCTTCGCTCTaactcctcatcttcatcctcatcgtcgtcctcgtcttcatcctcatcctcagagCCTTTCTCCGAGTCATCCATTCTTCTGTTGCTGCGTCTCCTcatctccctctgctcctcaacaccctctgctcctcctcttttttcgGGTCTGGAGGGGGACTCTCTCTCTGGCATCACGTGACTGCCcgccccccgcctcctcccctgAAAGCAGCACGAGTCCATTTCTGACCATTACGACAGCATCAAGCCCATCACCGATCATCGTCTGTAAACCCGGTAgaataaagtttcattttgaaTCAGTGTCCTCACCCTCGGGGACATCTGGCGCTCCTTCGCCTCCTTCTCGCTGTCACTCTCTGACTCCACCCCCTCTGTCCGGTTGTCAACAGGCCCCGCCTTGTCCGTTCGCAGGGCGGGCTCTTTAAGGTTCTGATTGGCCGGAGCGCAGGCAGGGCGGGGGTTGTTGTGGTGGATGGTTCTGAAGGTGATCGAGGCGGAGCGGCAGTACTCCTCAAAGCCGTACAGGTACCTGTCGACAGGAAGCACACGGTCGAACCCAAGTGGCTGATGGGAAATAAAGAATCTCACCGGGAGCAGGAGGAATGTTGCCGTGGCGTTCTCGTACTTCCTGTAGGCCGTCTTCACGTTGTAGGACGCAGCAGAGTTGAGGACGGGGATCCCCAGATCCACATAGACCTGCTTCCACACGGTGCCAGACTCGATCTACGACACAGAGCTCGGGTTTAACGGCGCCATCGGTGATGTCACACCTCACACAGCGGGCCGGCCGTTACTGCCGTCACCTTGTGGCAGCCTCCCAGGTGGTAGACCAGTCTGAAGAGCTTGAACAGGTTCAGGTCCTTGTATCCCAGAACCGGAGGCTTGTTGATGGGCGTCCCTGATtcattaataaagtattataGAAAAGGGGATTATTAAAGAATTCTGAATCTGATCAAAGAGAGACAAGAAAGGCGGGGTTCTTTATTTCCATCACTATTTGTTAAACGGGACCGGAGGAACCTGCTCAGGTCATGTTTGATCAGTGGAACTGAAACCTGCGTTAGATCAACAACGGGGACGTAAAAATTCAACCTggcaacagccaatcaggagcaggtgggaggaggaggagagaaagaatgaGGAAGGATGGAAGAAGACTGAACAAGGAGGTGGAAAGTCAGAATGAAAGacaaggaagaagaaaatagcaggaggaggaggaggaggaggaggcagcaatCCCTCGCTGAATAAACCGTTAGCTTACAACAATTTAAACATGAAACAGAATCTCTCACCAAACACCGCATAAATCTCACCTCTGTCCTCCATGAACTTgtagagctgctgcaggaagtggtctctctcctctggatccagctcctcctccggctggcacgcacacgcacacgcacacacacacacacgcacacgcaggttAGCGTTTCCCTAATCCAGCAGTATCGCTCACACCTGATGCGTGTCACTCTCTTACCTCGTCCTTTAtgcgtttcttcttctcttcccccTCATCGctcgcctccttctcctcctcctcctcgtcgtggTCATTATCCTCCtcgctggaggaggagtctAGGATCTGACTCATGTCCATTTTCCAGACGTCTGGAATGTCCCTGTTCATCAGGAATATCAGGGCCGCTTCAAAACCTGgaagaaagacaaaataagAAGACGAGTCGGCAGGGAGCCCCGGTGGGCGTGTCAGTGCACTGGTGCATTATGGGAGCCGTGCCCTCACCTTTCCTGTTGGCAAACTCAGATTTGGCGACAGTGCCAGGGCAGACGAGGTGGACGTGTCTCCTCGCCACTGTGTAGCTGCAGGACGGCAGGAAGGAGTACGATTAACCCGATCGGTTTTTGATTGGAATCAATAAGATCAATAAGAAACTCACAACTTTGAGTCGCTGAAGGCTCGGACGAGACactgctccttcttcaccagcaGCTCGTCGTTACAGCTGGGAGACACCACCTGCAGGACAGAAGCATCTGAGAGACTCCTCTTCATCGCACTCCTTTATATCAagcatacagtgtgtgtgtgtgcgcgtgtgcgtgcgtgcgtgcgtgcgtgagacGTACCAGAGCCAGGTACCAGCTGCTTGAGTCCTCCTCACTCTCAATACTGCACACTTTGCCCAACAGCTCATCGTCCAGCCTCCTcctgtccagctcctcctcctcgctggacGAAGTCATGTTCTCCTCATCGGCCCTGAGCgtcagacagacgggtgagagcGAGACACTGACTTCCAGACCGTATCCTGTACCAAACCTGGTCCAGGGCGACCCTCCGGGCACGTCAGCAGCTAACTCACGTAGCTTGCGACGAACGCCGCCCGCCGCGGTTCGTCTTCTTGCCGATGACCGGCGTACCGAAATGCTCCGGGTTTGTCAACGGCAGCTGGTCCAACGTCTGAGCGCAGAAGGGAGGcgaagaaaatgacatttatggACTTATTCTGAGGCGATCCGCCACAGATGAGACTCTGGTGGAAGGATACAGCCCTGAGAAGTAGTCCCTGTGCCTGTGTGTAACTTACCTCACTCTCTGCAAAGTGTCTCTCTCCCTTCAGACACAGGGACGTACGGCGAAGAGTCTTCTCGTCTCCGTCATCGAAGACTGAAACAACAGCGATTTAGCTCGTTTTAcacaaaccacagaagaagtgGCTGCAGCGAGGAAACTACAAAAACTACAAAGACACTCTGCTGGCAGCGGATTGGTCAGACAGCCAAGAGAagatgtgacatcacaagacaTCAGCTTCGTGAGCGAAACCGTTCTCAGCATCATCACTCCTCCCGcgtcgaccaatcagagcatcTTTATATCCCTTCATACACGACGACTTCCTGTCCAGCCGTAAGGACCGGACGCTCCGTCAGTAGAGCGTAACCGGGCTGTACAAATTAAACTAACTGCACCGATGACAGCGCGACTCGTCCACAATCACAACAGGGGCCAGTCGGCGCGGACCAATCAGCAGGCAGGGACGGAGACTCACCCACAGTGTAGAGGCTGGCGTCCGTTAGCTTACTGATGACGGCCTCGCTGGATAAACCCTCATTAGTCTTCACCTCCACTGCGGAGCCCACCTAGAAGACAACACAGTCTGAGCAGGTCTCACACGACAACATCGTCTTTAGTGGCCCCTTTGTTGCCACGGTGACCGCGGCTCACTCTGCAGGGAGCTGGAGACGCACGCATCATCGTCTTACCCTGAGTGGTCCTTTGACCTGGTCGTCCTGCACCACCTGGGACGTACTTTCACCTTTTAAGGACACCTGGAAGCacaggaaggagaaggtgaGGCGGGTCTGGATCAGGATGACCTGAAAGAACGGtcacgccctcctcctcctctcccaatCACAAAACTCAGTTTGGATCGTATCGGGGCTGCAGCCACGTGTGAACCCGGCGGGTCTTACCTTGACCTTCACCAGGCGTTTCACCGTCTTGATCTTTGCCTCACAGAAGGCGCCTCTGTATTTGGCGCTGACATCTGTCCCCACTGTCAGGTAGGCAGGCTCGTCTGCTGCCTGAAACACGAGCAAACCCAGCCCGTTAAATCAGGGTCGGGGTTTCCTGATCAGTGACCCACAACTTGTTCTGCTCTGAGATCATGCAGGTCGCTGCGCAGCTCTGATTTCAAGAAAACAGAATGTGTGAATTCTCCACCCCTCGACCCGGCGCAGGCGAAAGAGGGCGGAGAAGCGGCGACAGGACGCGTGCCCTGAACGGAGCAGAGAGGCGTTCAGGGCACGCCTCGCCGCGCAGCAGGGGGGTTTTAAACAGCACGTTCCGGTCTCCTCCCAACACATCCTTAGATTAGGATTGTAAGGGAAAGATCAAAAGTAATAGACAAAGCAGAATTCGACGCAGACTTTCCACCAGAAGGATAAGACACCGTGTTAGAAATGATTTGATGAAAATGTGgagatcaataaaaataaaacaaatagttCATCTGGACCGAGATGGGATCAAACTGGGAAGCTTCCAGCACGTGTCCACCAGAGTCCAGTTTGAAGTGCGTCTCTCAGCGTCGGGGTCGCAGGTCAAACACTCACCTTCATGTTTCCGGTTATTTTAGGGCGTCCAGCTCGGAACGATTCTGGGTCGCTGAAAGACACAAATAAGAACCGATCATCGATTAAAGTCGACGACAGAACAGATGACAGCCGGAGACAGCGTCCAGCTGCGCCCCCGGGTTGTAAATAAAAGCTAAGCTAAGCAACTAGCCACTCACTCGCGttagccgccccccccccccctgcccggATCAGATCAAATATGTGGCGCAAACAGCTCTCAACTTAACCAGCAGCATTTACTTCGAGTCGCCGGGTTCACGGGTCGCGCTGCACCGCGCGGCTCCGGTGGAGGTGACGCGCACGGCCGGAGGAGCGTTGCTTCCCGCTCCGCTCCCAGCTCCTCTGAGTCACGTCGCCATCACAGCTCGCCATGTCAGATCCGCTAGCTCGGCTAACTTCGCCGTCCCTCCACAGCCGCCCGCTAGCGACCCGCAGCAGGAGCGGGGCCGCCGTAAACGACCGAGTGCTGACGGTAACGAAACCCCCAGACGGAAGCCGTCCGCCGCGAGGGAAGCGAAGAACCGAGCCGGGATTCTCCCTCCGGTCCGCAGCTACATTTAGCAAGTTAGCTAACTAGCGAGCCGACTAGCTAGTTTGTGGGTCGATTTAAACCGTCAGGCTCCGCTGGTGCTAACAGCAGCTCCCGTTCAGAAACCAAGTTCCTGCGAAACGAAGCGGGAATGTGCGACGCCAGACGGAACACAAACTGTTGTGgatttattaattttatatcCGACTGATCCACAAAGGGCAGAAGCTTCACATTTCTCTACTGCAAAAACTGCCATTCAATTCGGTCAGTTCGCAACAAGAGCGTTCCAGCCGGAAGCTCCGGCTTCTCCTCCGCCATCTCACCGCCTCTCTGTACTAAACCCGCCTGCGGTTTAAACGGGGCCACGTTTTAGCCGCAATCAGGACAGAACGCGAAGGTTTTTATACTCACAGACACGGACGCTGCTGCTTCCCCTCTCGCTCGGGCTGCAAGGCGATACACGAACAACAAGCTGTTGAGCCCCGAGCTCTGTTTCCCGACAGGCTATTGGCTGCGATGACA is part of the Brachionichthys hirsutus isolate HB-005 chromosome 18, CSIRO-AGI_Bhir_v1, whole genome shotgun sequence genome and harbors:
- the arid4a gene encoding AT-rich interactive domain-containing protein 4A: MKAADEPAYLTVGTDVSAKYRGAFCEAKIKTVKRLVKVKVSLKGESTSQVVQDDQVKGPLRVGSAVEVKTNEGLSSEAVISKLTDASLYTVVFDDGDEKTLRRTSLCLKGERHFAESETLDQLPLTNPEHFGTPVIGKKTNRGGRRSSQATADEENMTSSSEEEELDRRRLDDELLGKVCSIESEEDSSSWYLALVVSPSCNDELLVKKEQCLVRAFSDSKFYTVARRHVHLVCPGTVAKSEFANRKGFEAALIFLMNRDIPDVWKMDMSQILDSSSSEEDNDHDEEEEEKEASDEGEEKKKRIKDEPEEELDPEERDHFLQQLYKFMEDRGTPINKPPVLGYKDLNLFKLFRLVYHLGGCHKIESGTVWKQVYVDLGIPVLNSAASYNVKTAYRKYLYGFEEYCRSASITFRTIHHNNPRPACAPANQNLKEPALRTDKAGPVDNRTEGVESESDSEKEAKERQMSPRGRRRGAGSHVMPERESPSRPEKRGGAEGVEEQREMRRRSNRRMDDSEKGSEDEDEDEDDDEDEDEELERRRLDRSEGEEDEDSLTGTKVRVKYGRGKTQKIYEAHIKKTDVDNGEQFYLVHYYGWNVRYDEWVKADRVIWPVEKGSKKRQRKKVKNKDKDESEKERDKEEEKTPSMAPKPTGAKRGRPQIRTTPSSAAGRSVSKTPSSDGRSNSKTGRTEAPSSMTNGDDATRRRTRRTSGLYDSDRASNEESGNSSEDSESEDPPDKKQPPWQDISQAPPCQEEEAKEEETCAVVDVKVAANDDAINSVMADLLPAAAALSCPSLPKEKAVKHLSQSESKEAEHGEESAEEAAMLPVHLHEENKAGLVQERVTKTCPTQEALLKMSPSRTSPRPDTMDKTPPERHPHVSSSQPSPAEEEDSRSSPLSSPRVKGKRATLRETGSETPPRTPLCTPASTPSPSQMAAHLSPRSVLKRQDEPMVVLHCLPTQRLLPKSAAFDSDTDSATEEEEAGLPEERCASILKRKAAEQRAADKKPRPDWRQEQAAFPNPPPDPPKRAGGASTKTLSSPPRQESERRSEGVMKTVEWPHPAEEMQSGGLQCLAGVVAKESEVCPVAPPPASEALGPASAEEQEPQIGPEALVCHEVDLDDPDEKEKPSPEHILLMLREQQQAPPLPSLLPASHLPPSQIRTFMSTTACCHEELHAGRSTTDEERGATRGEPEGDSSPGFDGSASSTSTAASLLSLQEKDRGQKRVMDCNSSPTAKKQKRNQKRPHTPGKVDKNGAGHSSDSEDQSRLPMSQKSHKSRPALSSPSSHSKDKHNFSPQRTYKWTFQIDELNSMSSTERISFLQDKLQEIRKYYMTLKSEVASIDRRRKRLKKKEREVSNTTASTSSASSDTGMSPSSASPTQNTVAVECR